The proteins below are encoded in one region of Pseudonocardia sp. DSM 110487:
- the pruA gene encoding L-glutamate gamma-semialdehyde dehydrogenase produces the protein MDAITTTPVPRNEPVRDYAPGSPERASLQAALAELGGTRHELTVTIDGRQHMASGAPFDVVAPHDHAHVLGRAANAGHSEAKASVEAALRAAPAWRAMPFDERASVLLRAAELLSGPWRDRMNAATMLGQSKTCYQAEIDAACELADFWRFNVAFARQILENQPSSGPGAWNRMDYRPLEGFVYAITPFNFTAIAGNLPTAPALMGNTVIWKPSPTQTLAAFYTMRLLEEAGLPPGVINLLTGDGREISEVLLADRALAGIHFTGSPPTFQYLWQQVGANIANYAGYPRVVGETGGKDFVVAHASADVDVLRTALVRGAFEYQGQKCSAASRAFVPRSVWARLRDDLVAEVQALSMGDVADFGNFMGALIDRRSFDKVAGAIRSAHDDPTLDVIAGGTADDSVGFFVRPTVVVGSDHNHEVFRTEYFGPLLAVHVYDDGDFDEVLGHVDRGAPYGLTGAVIARDRAAIDHATDALRFAAGNFYVNDKPTGAIVNQQPFGGARASGTNDKAGSIYNLLRWVSPRAIKETFVPPTASRYPHQD, from the coding sequence ATGGACGCCATCACGACCACTCCGGTCCCGCGGAACGAGCCGGTGCGCGACTACGCACCGGGTTCGCCGGAACGCGCGAGCCTCCAGGCCGCGCTCGCCGAGCTGGGCGGGACACGACACGAGCTGACCGTCACCATCGACGGCCGCCAGCACATGGCGAGCGGCGCGCCCTTCGACGTCGTCGCGCCGCACGACCACGCGCACGTGCTGGGCAGGGCCGCGAACGCCGGGCACAGCGAGGCGAAGGCGTCGGTCGAGGCGGCGCTGCGGGCAGCGCCCGCGTGGCGGGCGATGCCGTTCGACGAACGGGCGTCGGTGCTGCTGCGCGCTGCCGAGCTGCTGTCCGGGCCGTGGCGCGACCGGATGAACGCCGCCACGATGCTCGGGCAGAGCAAGACCTGCTACCAGGCCGAGATCGACGCCGCCTGCGAGCTCGCCGACTTCTGGCGCTTCAACGTGGCGTTCGCCCGCCAGATCCTGGAGAACCAGCCCAGCAGCGGCCCCGGCGCGTGGAACCGGATGGACTACCGGCCGCTCGAGGGGTTCGTCTACGCGATCACTCCGTTCAACTTCACCGCCATCGCGGGGAACCTCCCCACGGCCCCCGCGCTCATGGGCAACACGGTGATCTGGAAGCCGTCGCCGACGCAGACCCTTGCCGCGTTCTACACGATGCGGCTGCTGGAGGAGGCGGGCCTGCCGCCGGGCGTGATCAACCTGTTGACCGGTGACGGCCGCGAGATCTCCGAGGTGCTGCTCGCCGACCGGGCGCTCGCCGGGATCCACTTCACCGGATCGCCGCCGACGTTCCAGTACCTCTGGCAGCAGGTGGGCGCCAACATCGCGAACTACGCCGGCTACCCAAGGGTCGTCGGGGAGACCGGCGGCAAGGACTTCGTCGTGGCGCACGCCTCGGCCGACGTCGACGTGCTGCGCACCGCGCTCGTCCGCGGCGCGTTCGAGTACCAGGGCCAGAAGTGCTCTGCGGCCTCGCGCGCCTTCGTGCCGCGTTCGGTGTGGGCCCGGCTGCGCGACGACCTCGTCGCCGAGGTGCAGGCGCTCTCGATGGGCGACGTCGCCGACTTCGGCAACTTCATGGGCGCCCTGATCGACCGGCGGTCGTTCGACAAGGTGGCGGGCGCGATCCGGTCGGCACACGACGACCCCACGCTCGACGTCATCGCGGGCGGCACGGCCGACGACTCCGTCGGCTTCTTCGTGCGGCCGACGGTCGTTGTCGGCTCCGACCACAACCACGAGGTGTTCCGCACCGAGTACTTCGGCCCGCTGCTCGCCGTGCACGTCTACGACGACGGTGACTTCGACGAGGTGCTCGGCCACGTCGACCGCGGCGCACCCTACGGGCTCACCGGTGCCGTGATCGCCCGGGACCGCGCCGCCATCGACCACGCCACCGACGCGCTGCGCTTCGCGGCCGGCAATTTCTACGTCAACGACAAGCCAACGGGCGCGATCGTCAACCAGCAGCCGTTCGGCGGCGCGCGGGCGTCGGGCACCAACGACAAGGCCGGCTCGATCTACAACCTGCTGAGGTGGGTGAGCCCGCGGGCGATCAAGGAGACCTT
- a CDS encoding helix-turn-helix transcriptional regulator, whose amino-acid sequence MVQYSGGLDESFGALADRTRRGILERLGKREASISELAEQFGMTLTGMKKHVRVLEEAGLVSTEKVGRVRVCRIGPRRLEDETAWIARYQQMLEARLDRLGEFLERTKGDEQR is encoded by the coding sequence ATGGTTCAGTATTCCGGCGGGCTCGACGAGTCCTTCGGGGCACTGGCCGACCGGACCCGCCGCGGGATCCTCGAGCGCCTCGGAAAGCGGGAGGCATCCATCAGCGAGCTCGCCGAGCAGTTCGGCATGACGCTGACCGGGATGAAGAAGCACGTCCGCGTGCTCGAGGAGGCGGGTCTGGTCAGCACGGAGAAGGTCGGCAGGGTCCGGGTGTGCCGGATCGGCCCGCGCCGACTGGAGGACGAGACCGCGTGGATCGCGCGGTACCAGCAGATGCTCGAGGCCCGCCTGGATCGGCTCGGCGAGTTCCTCGAGCGGACGAAAGGGGACGAGCAGCGATGA
- a CDS encoding tetratricopeptide repeat protein, with protein sequence MAQIADVIHNNAPERSPEEHVRAGHVLLASQVYPDAVRSFRAALTGDPRNAEAHFGLALSLLQGRRPHLHSDATIRQIEGHLRASTTLPEAHVLELLIAEDHRLAWQRAPRRIPKHVTVMVRELSAERAELILVHVPAPETRIWRALDRTRRKPS encoded by the coding sequence GTGGCGCAGATCGCGGACGTGATCCACAACAACGCACCGGAGCGGTCGCCGGAGGAGCACGTCCGCGCTGGTCACGTCCTGCTCGCCAGTCAGGTGTACCCAGACGCGGTGCGCTCCTTCAGGGCGGCGCTCACCGGGGATCCGAGGAATGCGGAAGCACACTTCGGCCTGGCTCTGTCACTCCTGCAGGGCCGGCGGCCGCACCTGCACAGCGATGCGACGATCCGACAGATCGAAGGTCATCTGCGCGCTTCGACGACTCTTCCCGAAGCGCACGTCCTCGAGCTGCTCATTGCGGAGGACCACCGCTTGGCATGGCAGCGGGCGCCTCGACGTATCCCGAAGCACGTCACGGTGATGGTCCGGGAACTGTCCGCCGAGCGCGCCGAGCTCATTCTCGTACACGTTCCCGCTCCGGAGACCAGAATCTGGCGTGCGCTCGATCGGACTCGGAGGAAGCCCTCATGA
- a CDS encoding SRPBCC family protein, translating into MTEATITTPAEREIHIERVFDAPIDRVWRAYTDPDLVAQWWGGGEKLTIERMEVKRGGHWRIVVHGPEGTDGFEGRYREVVPQERVVQTFEWDGMPGHVAVETATFTDLGDGRTKVTTTSLFHTGEERDGMLNSGMEHGLNASYAALDALLVTLA; encoded by the coding sequence ATGACCGAGGCGACGATCACCACTCCGGCCGAACGGGAGATCCACATCGAGCGGGTCTTCGATGCCCCGATCGACCGGGTATGGCGGGCCTACACCGACCCGGACCTCGTCGCGCAGTGGTGGGGCGGCGGCGAGAAGCTGACCATCGAGCGCATGGAGGTGAAGCGCGGCGGGCACTGGCGGATCGTCGTGCACGGACCGGAGGGCACCGACGGGTTCGAGGGCCGTTATCGCGAGGTGGTCCCCCAGGAGCGGGTCGTGCAGACGTTCGAGTGGGACGGCATGCCCGGCCACGTCGCGGTCGAGACCGCGACGTTCACCGACCTCGGCGACGGGCGGACGAAGGTCACGACGACTTCGCTCTTCCACACCGGCGAGGAACGTGACGGCATGCTGAACTCGGGCATGGAGCACGGCCTCAACGCGAGCTACGCGGCGCTCGACGCCCTGCTGGTGACGCTGGCCTGA